In one Solanum lycopersicum chromosome 11, SLM_r2.1 genomic region, the following are encoded:
- the LOC138339272 gene encoding uncharacterized protein has product MSPAEIRELKEQLEDHLDNGFIRPNISQRSAPVLFVKKKDSSLRMCIDYRQLNKVTIKNKYPIPRIDDLFNQFQRASHFSKIDFRSSYHQLRVKDSDIRKMALRTRLARLGIRLRRISDSGVTFQNGAESSLVVKVKKKQENDPILLELKGAVHNHRVEAKRTIQTLEDMLRACVIHFKGSWDDHLPLIEFAYNNSYHSNIQMASYEALYGRRRRSLVGWFEVDEAALIGPDSVFYTMDKVQLIRDRLKIDLR; this is encoded by the exons atGTCTCCAGCAGAGATTagggaattgaaagagcagttggaAGACCATCTAGATAACGGCTTCATCAGACCTAATATTTCACAACGGagtgcaccagtgttgttcgtaaagaagaaagatagttctctcagaatgtgtattgactatagacagttgaacaaggtcacaatcaagaataagtatcccatccccaggattgatgacttatttaaCCAATTTCAGCGTGCCAGTcacttctcaaagatagacttcAGATCgagttatcatcagcttagagtcaAAGATAGTGACATTCGGAAAATGGCCTtaagaactcg gcttgctcgcttgggaaTTCGCCTTAGGCGCATATCAGACAGTGGTGTAACATttcagaatggggcagaatcttctttggtagtaAAGGTTAAGAAAAAGCAAGAAaatgatccaatcttgcttgaacttaagggtgcagtccacaatcacagagtggag GCaaagcgtaccattcagaccctagaagatatgttgagagcttgtgtgatccattttaagggtagttgggatgatcaccttcctcttattgagttcgcctacaacaatagctaccattccaacATTCAGATGGCCTCTtatgaggcactgtatgggcgTAGACGTAGATCtcttgttggttggtttgaagtagatgaagcagctttgatagggccagattcagtcTTTTATACTATGGATAAAGTTCAACtaattagagatagacttaagatagACTTAAGATAG
- the LOC138339273 gene encoding uncharacterized protein encodes MTKQNNRVYAPMNTNRGSSAVRVRDFVMMNPPELLGSQTNKDPHNFLDEIKKIFEVMQWNAWVELASYQLKDIAHIWYVSHMVADSRAHMNKFLYGVLDSKLGGGNGSQSQQKFSAPDSSSTCVPSFMNMYNQKDIAPDSKYQGSVLGNKTYPTFHKYGRNHPGECLTGKEECFGCAAPTSHPTPQGNSSGIGSDQHQNRLYALQACQDQEGSPDVVTDTLRVFELDVYALLDPGATLYFVTPYIAVQFNVSQETLSKPFSVSTPVSDPFIARWVNKNCPVTIS; translated from the exons ATGACCAAGCAGAACAATCGGGTTTATGCTCCTATGAATACAAATAGAGGATCATCAGCAGTAAGGGTCCGTGACTTTGTTATGATGAATCCACCTGAGTTATTAGGATCGCAAACTAATAAGGATCCTCAcaatttcttggatgagatcaagaagattTTTGAGGTAATGCAATGGAATGCTTGGGTTGAGTTGGCATCATACCAGTTAAAGGATATTgctcatatctg gtatgtttctcacatggttgctgactccagGGCTCATATGAATAAGTTTTTGTATGGAGTGTTAGATTCG AAATTGGGTGGTGGAAATGGCTCGCAGAGTCAGCAGAAGTTTTCAGCCCCAGACTCTTCGTCAACTTGTGTTCCATCCTTCATGAACATGTACAACCAGAAAGATATAGCACCAGACTCTAAGTATCAAGGAAGTGTTTTAGGCaacaagacttaccccactttcCATAAGTATGGTAGGAACCATCCGGGCGAGTGTCTCACAGGAAAAGAAGAATGCTTTGGGTGCG CAGCACCAACAAGTCACCCTACTCCACAAGGTAACTCATCTGGTATAGGTAGTGATCAGCACCAGAataggttgtatgctcttcaggctTGCCAGGATCAGGAAGGTTCGCCTGATGTAGTCACTGATACGTTACGAGTCTTTgaacttgatgtttatgcattgttagatccaggggctactctttattttgtaactccttacatagcagtccaattcaatGTCAGTCAAGAAACTCTCTCAAAACCTTTCTCGGTCTCTACTCCAGTCAGTGATCCTTTTATAGCAAGATGGGTAAACAAAAATTGCCCTGTCACAATCTCTTAG